The proteins below come from a single Triticum aestivum cultivar Chinese Spring chromosome 5D, IWGSC CS RefSeq v2.1, whole genome shotgun sequence genomic window:
- the LOC123119551 gene encoding histone deacetylase 15 isoform X1 produces the protein MTSNMRPLNSKKGEVPSHGRENCGVSDQAFHGNCQSCDGVGKPSYPRANGVSLKESGTCSFSCDHANALLVDVPKGSPARPGHIDSADCGQHAKNESCMPCNDLQQESDREQAGDTLDDLFFFNDEEDDDIDWEPSARLAENRWFCLNCTMPNLDEVKHCLNCHELKGSEVAAGYDVFKTHIARAALVSADTAPVLVSTAIGFDERMLLHSEMEMKPNPHPERPNRLRAIAASLAAAGIFPSKCALVPPREITKEELVMVHTSDHVESVEQTKNMLYSYFTSDTYANGHSACAAKLAAGLCADLASLIVSGRVRNGFALVRPPGHHAGVKQAMGFCLHNNAAVAALAAQKAGAKKVLIVDWDVHHGNGTQEIFEGNKSVLYISLHRHEDGSFYPGTGAADEVGDLDGKGFSVNIPWSCGGVGDNDYIFAFQHVVLPIATEFAPDITIISAGFDAARGDPLGCCDVTPAGYSQMTSMLTACSEGKLLVILEGGYNLRSISSSATEVVKVLLGDGPSYGTDAAAPSKEGMQTVLQVLDIQQKYWPVLVPIFASLQVQAQQGPTSSNYVNAENMLKRRMLTGGPGPVWWKWGSKRLLYEVLFEGRRPRKSKAKGK, from the exons ATGACATCCAATATGAGACCGCTTAACAGCAAAAAGGGTGAGGTCCCTTCCCATGGTCGTGAGAACTGTGGAGTTTCTGACCAAGCTTTTCATGGCAATTGTCAAAGCTGTGATGGTGTTGGAAAACCATCTTATCCTAGAGCGAATGGTGTTTCCCTGAAAGAAAGTGGAACATGCAGTTTTAGTTGTGATCATGCTAATGCTTTATTAGTAGATGTGCCCAAAGGTTCGCCAGCAAGGCCAGGACATATTGACAGCGCAGATTGTGGTCAGCATGCCAAGAATGAAAGTTGCATGCCTTGTAATGATCTGCAGCAAGAGTCTGATAGAGAACAAGCTGGAGATACCCTGGATGATCTGTTTTTCTTTaatgatgaagaggatgatgatattgactgGGAACCTTCTGCTCGCCTGGCTGAAAACAGATGGTTTTGCTTGAACTGTACAATGCCAAATTTGGATGAGGTTAAACATTGCCTG AATTGCCATGAGCTTAAGGGATCTGAGGTAGCTGCTGGATATGATGTTTTCAAAACTCACATTGCGCGGGCAGCTTTGGTATCTGCTGACACAG CACCGGTACTGGTATCTACAGCGATTGGTTTTGATGAAAGAATGTTGCTCCACAGTGAG ATGGAAATGAAACCAAATCCACATCCAGAAAGACCCAACCGTCTTCGTGCAATTGCTGCTAGTCTGGCTGCTGCAG GAATATTTCCCTCAAAGTGCGCCTTGGTACCTCCTCGAGAAATCACTAAGGAGGAACTCGTAATG GTCCATACTTCAGATCACGTCGAAAGCGTAGAGCAGACAAAGAACATGCTTTACAG TTACTTCACTTCGGATACCTACGCGAATGGACACTCAGCATGTGCTGCCAAACTTGCAGCAGGCTTGTGCGCTGATCTTGCTAGTTTGATAGTGTCTGGCCGTGTCCGGAATGGCTTTGCGCTG GTGAGACCTCCTGGGCATCATGCTGGGGTAAAGCAAGCCATGGGCTTTTGTCTTCACAACAATGCAGCAGTGGCTGCATTAGCTGCACAAAAAGCAGGCGCTAAGAAAGTCTTGATAGTTGACTGG GATGTGCACCATGGCAATGGCACACAGGAGATATTTGAAGGGAACAAATCA GTCTTGTACATATCATTACATCGCCATGAGGATGGAAGCTTCTATCCTGGAACTGGAGCAGCAGACGAG GTGGGAGATCTGGATGGTAAAGGATTCTCGGTAAATATACCTTGGAGCTGTGGTGGTGTTGGTGACAATGATTACATCTTTGCTTTTCAGCACGTGGTGCTTCCAATAG CTACGGAATTTGCCCCAGACATCACCATTATATCTGCAGGATTTGATGCAGCAAGGGGTGATCCTCTGGGTTGTTGTGAT GTTACTCCTGCCGGATACTCTCAGATGACGTCCATGTTAACTGCTTGCTCAGAAGGAAAATTGTTGGTTATACTTGAGGGAGG ATACAATCTTCGGTCTATATCCTCATCTGCAACTGaagttgtcaag GTTCTACTCGGGGACGGTCCAAGTTATGGCACAGATGCAGCAGCACCATCAAAGGAGGGCATGCAGACTGTCTTACAAGTTCTGGACATCCAGCAAAAATATTGGCCAGTTTTAGTTCCAATCTTTGCATCACTTCAAGTTCAAGCGCAGCAGGGGCCGACTTCTTCCAATTATG TTAACGCTGAAAACATGCTGAAGAGAAGGATGCTCACCGGAGGACCAGGGCCCGTGTGGTGGAAATGGGGAAGCAAGAGGCTTTTGTACGAAGTACTGTTTGAGGGCCGccgtccgagaaagagcaaggcgAAAGGAAAATGA
- the LOC123119551 gene encoding histone deacetylase 15 isoform X2, whose translation MLLHSEMEMKPNPHPERPNRLRAIAASLAAAGIFPSKCALVPPREITKEELVMVHTSDHVESVEQTKNMLYSYFTSDTYANGHSACAAKLAAGLCADLASLIVSGRVRNGFALVRPPGHHAGVKQAMGFCLHNNAAVAALAAQKAGAKKVLIVDWDVHHGNGTQEIFEGNKSVLYISLHRHEDGSFYPGTGAADEVGDLDGKGFSVNIPWSCGGVGDNDYIFAFQHVVLPIATEFAPDITIISAGFDAARGDPLGCCDVTPAGYSQMTSMLTACSEGKLLVILEGGYNLRSISSSATEVVKVLLGDGPSYGTDAAAPSKEGMQTVLQVLDIQQKYWPVLVPIFASLQVQAQQGPTSSNYVNAENMLKRRMLTGGPGPVWWKWGSKRLLYEVLFEGRRPRKSKAKGK comes from the exons ATGTTGCTCCACAGTGAG ATGGAAATGAAACCAAATCCACATCCAGAAAGACCCAACCGTCTTCGTGCAATTGCTGCTAGTCTGGCTGCTGCAG GAATATTTCCCTCAAAGTGCGCCTTGGTACCTCCTCGAGAAATCACTAAGGAGGAACTCGTAATG GTCCATACTTCAGATCACGTCGAAAGCGTAGAGCAGACAAAGAACATGCTTTACAG TTACTTCACTTCGGATACCTACGCGAATGGACACTCAGCATGTGCTGCCAAACTTGCAGCAGGCTTGTGCGCTGATCTTGCTAGTTTGATAGTGTCTGGCCGTGTCCGGAATGGCTTTGCGCTG GTGAGACCTCCTGGGCATCATGCTGGGGTAAAGCAAGCCATGGGCTTTTGTCTTCACAACAATGCAGCAGTGGCTGCATTAGCTGCACAAAAAGCAGGCGCTAAGAAAGTCTTGATAGTTGACTGG GATGTGCACCATGGCAATGGCACACAGGAGATATTTGAAGGGAACAAATCA GTCTTGTACATATCATTACATCGCCATGAGGATGGAAGCTTCTATCCTGGAACTGGAGCAGCAGACGAG GTGGGAGATCTGGATGGTAAAGGATTCTCGGTAAATATACCTTGGAGCTGTGGTGGTGTTGGTGACAATGATTACATCTTTGCTTTTCAGCACGTGGTGCTTCCAATAG CTACGGAATTTGCCCCAGACATCACCATTATATCTGCAGGATTTGATGCAGCAAGGGGTGATCCTCTGGGTTGTTGTGAT GTTACTCCTGCCGGATACTCTCAGATGACGTCCATGTTAACTGCTTGCTCAGAAGGAAAATTGTTGGTTATACTTGAGGGAGG ATACAATCTTCGGTCTATATCCTCATCTGCAACTGaagttgtcaag GTTCTACTCGGGGACGGTCCAAGTTATGGCACAGATGCAGCAGCACCATCAAAGGAGGGCATGCAGACTGTCTTACAAGTTCTGGACATCCAGCAAAAATATTGGCCAGTTTTAGTTCCAATCTTTGCATCACTTCAAGTTCAAGCGCAGCAGGGGCCGACTTCTTCCAATTATG TTAACGCTGAAAACATGCTGAAGAGAAGGATGCTCACCGGAGGACCAGGGCCCGTGTGGTGGAAATGGGGAAGCAAGAGGCTTTTGTACGAAGTACTGTTTGAGGGCCGccgtccgagaaagagcaaggcgAAAGGAAAATGA